Proteins co-encoded in one Pocillopora verrucosa isolate sample1 chromosome 1, ASM3666991v2, whole genome shotgun sequence genomic window:
- the LOC131788380 gene encoding structural maintenance of chromosomes protein 3, whose protein sequence is MYIKQVIIQGFRSYRDQTIIEPFSPKHNIIVGRNGSGKSNFFFAIQFVLSADEFSNLRQEERQALLHEGTGPRVLSAYVELIFDNTDNRIPIEKEEVSLRRVIGSKKDQYFLDKKNVTKSDVMNLLESAGFSRSNPYYIVKQGRINQLAVAKDHERLKLLREVAGTRVYDERKEESKTILKDTEGKKEKIDELLKEIDERLETLDEEKEELKAYQKWDKERRCLEYTIHDKELRETREKLDALESSRQQETDKASSLQKEIKDASNKVQALSQSLREVMDRMTAANSERQQLDEECQEQVKQRTKLELDIKDLERNVREDSAQKIQHREQLERLEETIQSKEEELSELLPNYIRLKTEEDECSVRVKACERRRTELYAKQGRKNQFRTAEERDRWITEEKSSLAESIANKESQIAGVRADVEKLRNAVQELTVEIQERTDNVEKRRQDIEKANKRHAEFKKTRDHTTNSRKELWREEAAIEQSMQNTREELSKTERNLRSTVSKHVSNGIDTVKRIVQERGIDGVHGPLIENFQCDKQFFTAVEVTAGNKLFHILVDSDKTAAQILSIMNKHKLPGEVTFMPLNRLLSKEQQYPSTPDALPMINKLRFEDAFRPAMQLVFGKTLVCRNLEVASQFSKSENMDCITLEGDQVSRRGALTGGYYGNRRSRLELQDSIWKLQEKVEGEETRRDQLKADLEKLDSDVTVALGELQKVETQQVQLRETYEKQKIDVKAKTQEKKTAERTLESKEQGLLHFEADLKSMRSTMRALEEELGTALVSQLSSQDQEEVDNLNGEIMALQERLKTALSNRTKLEAKKNTLENVLNNNLKRKREELKQSLEEISLEDRNLHLETLKSDLHTVLEVISQSSAQQKELEEEIRNLTHRKSELQTSLDEWKSVEKLKRDAIDDDAKHMEKIAHKRSLLMKKKEDCTKKIRELGSLPADAFDKHQKTPVKALWKKLHQCNEELKKYSHVNKKALDQFVNFSEQKEKLMKRKEELDKGYQSIVDLMDVLELRKHEAILFTFKQMSHNFTEVFKQLVPHGKATLVMKTDPVEQTEEEEDSEASQSQRSVPLVDQFTGISIKVSFTGKSAETREMNQLSGGQKSLVALALIFAIQKCDPAPFYLFDEIDQALDPQFRKAVAEMLRKLAEKAQFITTTFRPELLESADKFYGVKFRNKVSHIDAITAEQAKDFIEDDAQEK, encoded by the exons ATGTACATTAAGCAG GTTATTATTCAAGGATTTAGAAGCTATCGTGATCAAACCATCATAGAACCCTTCAGTCCTAAGCACAATATTATTG TTGGCAGGAATGGTTCAggaaaaagtaatttcttttttg CAATACAGTTTGTCCTCAGCGCTGATGAATTCAGTAATCTTCGACAAGAGGAACGGCAGGCCCTTCTCCAT GAGGGTACTGGGCCACGTGTGTTGTCAGCTTATGTGGAACTCATCTTTGATAATACAGATAACAGAATACCA ATTGAGAAAGAGGAAGTATCCTTGCGACGGGTGATTGGTTCCAAAAAGGACCAATATTTTCTGGATAAAAAGAATGTCACCAAGAGTGATGTGATGAATCTGCTGGAGAGTGCTGGTTTTTCTCGGAGTAATCCATACTACATAGTCAAACAAGGAAGG ATCAATCAGCTAGCTGTGGCAAAAGATCATGAAAGACTAAAACTATTGCGAGAAGTTGCAGGAACCAGAGTTTATGATGAAAGGAAGGAGGAAAGCAAGACTATTCTTAAAGACACTG aggggaaaaaagaaaagattgatGAGCTTTTGAAAGAGATTGATGAACGTCTGGAGACACTGgatgaagagaaagaagaaCTCAAAGCATATCAGAaatgggacaaagaaagaag GTGCCTTGAGTACACAATCCATGACAAAGAGTTGCGGGAAACAAGGGAAAAACTGGATGCG TTGGAAAGTTCCAGACAACAGGAAACAGACAAAGCAAGCTCGCTCCAAAAGGAAATCAAAGATGCCAGTAACAAAGTCCAG gCCCTGTCTCAGAGCCTGCGTGAAGTTATGGATCGCATGACAGCAGCAAACTCTGAGAGACAACAGCTTGATGAAGAGTGCCAGGaacaagtcaaacaaagaacaaaactgGAGCTGGACATTAAAGACCTGGAGAGGAATGTCAGAGAAGATAGTGCACAGAAG atTCAACACAGAGAACAACTAGAGAGATTGGAAGAAACAATCCAGTCAAAAGAGGAAGAACTAAGTGAACTTTTACCAAACTACATACGGCTCAAAACTGAAGAAGATGAATGTTCTGTAAG GGTGAAAGCTTGTGAAAGAAGACGTACAGAATTGTATGCCAAGCAAGGTCGTAAAAATCAGTTCAGAACTGCTGAAGAAAGAGATAGATGGATTACTGAG gAGAAAAGCTCCCTAGCAGAATCCATAGCTAACAAAGAGTCACAA ATTGCTGGTGTAAGAGCAGATGTTGAGAAACTAAGGAATGCAGTACAAGAACTAACAGTTGAAATACAG GAAAGAACAGACAATGTGGAAAAGAGAAGGCAAGATattgaaaaagcaaacaagagaCATGCAGAATTTAAAAAGACAAGAGATCACACTACAAACAGTAGAAA GGAGTTATGGAGAGAAGAAGCTGCAATTGAACAAAGCATGCAAAACACAAGAGAGGAACTTAGTAAAACTGAGAGGAATTTAAGGAGTACTGTCAGTAAA CATGTCAGTAATGGTATTGACACAGTGAAGAGGATTGTTCAAGAGAGAGGCATTGATGGAGTCCATGGCCCACTTATTGAGAATTTTCAATGTGATAAACAGTTCTTTACTGCAGTAGAAGTTACAGCTGGAAATAA GCTCTTTCACATCTTGGTGGATTCAGATAAAACTGCTGCACAGATCTTGTCCATCATGAACAAACATAAATTACCTGGAGAAGTCACATTTATGCCACTCAACAGACTCCTCAGCAAGGAGCAACAGTACCCCAGCACACCT GATGCCCTTCCAATGATTAACAAATTGAGGTTTGAGGACGCTTTTAGACCAGCTATGCAGCTAGTCTTTGGTAAAACTCTTGTGTGCCGCAATCTTGAAGTTGCCTCACAGTTCTCCAAAAGTGAAAATATGGATTGTATTACTCTCGAAG GTGACCAAGTTAGTCGTAGGGGTGCCCTGACAGGTGGTTACTATGGGAACAGAAGATCTCGCTTGGAGCTACAGGACAGTATTTggaaattacaagaaaaagttGAAGGAGAAGAAACACGAAGAGATCAACTGAAAGCTGACTTAGAAA AACTTGATTCTGATGTAACAGTCGCACTTGGAGAATTACAAAAAGTAGAAACACAACAAGTGCAGCTAAG AGAAACATACGAGAAACAGAAGATTGATGTGAAAGCTAAaactcaagaaaagaaaacagctgaACGAACTCTGGAGTCAAAA GAGCAAGGGCTGTTACACTTTGAAGCAGATCTGAAATCCATGCGTAGCACCATGAGAGCTTTAGAGGAGGAACTGGGGACTGCTCTTGTGTCACAACTCAGTTCGCAAGATCAAGAAGAG GTGGATAATTTAAACGGTGAAATTATGGCTCTCCAAGAGAGGCTAAAAACCGCCCTGTCAAACAGAACAAAG CTCGAAGCCAAAAAGAACACCTTGGAAAATGTACTcaacaacaatttgaaaagaaaacgagAAGAGTTGAAACAG TCCCTCGAGGAAATCTCACTGGAGGACCGCAATTTACACCTGGAGACACTCAAGAGTGACTTACATACAGTGTTGGAGGTTATATCTCAAAGTTCAGCTCAACAAAAAG AACTTGAAGAAGAAATAAGAAATCTCACCCATAGAAAGTCAGAGCTACAAACCTCGCTGGATGAGTGGAAG AGCGTTGAGAAGTTAAAAAGGGATGCTATCGATGATGATGCTAAACACATGGAGAAAATTGCTCACAAGAGGAGTCTGCTTATGAAGAAA AAAGAAGATTGCACCAAAAAGATCCGTGAGCTAGGATCCCTTCCAGCGGATGCATTTGACAAGCACCAAAAAACTCCGGTAAAAGCG TTGTGGAAGAAACTGCATCAGTGTAATGAGGAACTGAAGAAGTACAGCCATGTAAATAAGAAAGCGTTGGATCAGTTTGTTAACTTCTCTGAACAGAAGGAAAAGTTAATGAAACGAAAGGAAGAACTTGATAAAGGATACCAG TCTATCGTGGACTTGATGGATGTTCTGGAGCTCCGTAAACACGAGGCAATTCTCTTCACGTTTAAACAG ATGTCTCACAACTTTACTGAGGTTTTTAAACAGCTTGTTCCTCATGGGAAAGCTACTTTGGTGATGAAAACAGATCCGGTGGAACAAACG gaggaggaggaagacaGCGAGGCTTCTCAGTCACAGAGATCTGTGCCTCTTGTGGATCAGTTTACTGGAATAAGTATCAAG GTGTCTTTTACCGGGAAATCCGCCGAAACTCGTGAGATGAATCAGCTCTCCGGGGGACAGAAGTCTTTAGTAGCCTTAGCACTGATCTTCGCCATTCAAAAATGTGACCCGGCGCCTTTCTATTTATTCGATGAGATTGATCAGGCTTTGGATCCTCAGTTCAGAAAAGCTGTTGCAG AAATGCTCCGTAAATTGGCTGAGAAAGCTCAGTTTATCACTACCACATTCAGACCCGAGCTGTTAGAGTCCGCTGACAAGTTTTACGGCGTGAAATTCCGAAACAAAGTCAGTCATATCGACGCGATTACCGCTGAACAAGCCAAAGACTTTATTGAGGACGACGCACAGGAGAAGTAG
- the LOC131788372 gene encoding uncharacterized protein, whose product MSSSTRRRLEEALNAGKDIAKSISSDSVTNGDNSLVQVDFDDVMGVYSVKFSPKQQNLVVGCGNGAIQVYECNTGRRKLLKHGSLHGLPTTSVKFFPFKDDELITAGADGTMMCWDLETWKSFKKIEEPHNEISALDFSHDGRIFATAGKDKDVRVYDSSTLKLKRTFGGTGHLDVTEEEDIFAPGVGHGRKVFAVKFHPFNDNVFLTGGWDRCLKVWDVRVHQVVRSIHGPYICGDGIDMWEDSILTASWVARNALQVWDYGSGELIESIPFPCQLEHGEFLYVARFCSSYDLIAAGGSGTNDLKIINRSENKVIASVEGEGKPIQALDVSHDGTQLVIGSTGNSVHIKTLT is encoded by the exons ATGTCTTCCAGTACTCGACGAAGGTTAGAAGAAGCCTTGAACGCTGGGAAAGATATCGCGAAGAGCATCTCCAG TGATTCTGTGACCAATGGAGATAACTCATTGGTTCAAGTAGATTTTGATGATGTTATGGGAGTTTACAGTGTCAAGTTTTCTCCCAAGCAGCAGAATTTAGTTGTTGGTTGTGGCAATGGTGCAATTCAG GTGTATGAGTGTAACACAGGAAGAAGGAAACTGCTAAAACATGGCTCTTTGCATGGTTTACCTACCACATCTGTCAAATTCTTTCCATTTAAAGACGATGAGTTGATCACAGCAG GTGCTGATGGAACGATGATGTGTTGGGACTTGGAAACATGGAAATCCTTTAAGAAAATTGAGGAGCCTCACAATGAAATAAGTGCTCTGGATTTCTCACATGATGGCAGGATCTTTGCAACTGCTGGAAAG GACAAAGATGTACGAGTTTATGACTCAAGCACACTAAAACTGAAGCGTACATTTGGAGGAACAGGTCATCTTGATGTAACAGA AGAGGAAGACATTTTTGCCCCAGGAGTAGGCCATGGAAGAAAAGTTTTCGCTGTGAAATTTCACCCTTTTAATGACAACGTCTTTCTGACTGGAGGCTGGGACAGATGTTTGAAG GTGTGGGATGTACGAGTACATCAAGTGGTTCGCTCTATCCACGGGCCGTACATCTGTGGTGATGGAATTGACATGTGGGAAGACTCTATTTTGACGGCCTCTTGGGTGGCCCGTAATGCACTACAG GTGTGGGACTATGGCAGCGGCGAACTGATAGAATCAATTCCATTTCCGTGTCAGCTTGAGCACGGGGAGTTCCTGTACGTGGCTCGGTTTTGTTCTAGTTATGATCTTATCGCTGCAGGAGGAAGTGGAACCAATGATCTGAAAATCATCAACAGAAGTGAAAACAAG GTAATTGCTAGTGTGGAAGGGGAGGGTAAACCCATTCAAGCCTTAGACGTGTCACATGACGGAACTCAGCTGGTGATTGGCAGCACTGGAAATAGTGTTCATATCAAGACACTTACATGA
- the LOC131788363 gene encoding inactive rhomboid protein 1-like, whose translation MTTPVEVESGEEETTTEEYESTATSRPNVERPQPIAVSRFRPYFTFAVSLTQLFMLIWLCYTTTFTEIGLSPRTYYRIEPFTFRGNVTVTHSERPNPLIGPPGAQLISLGALYPPCIREDYAFNVYMVHALQLHVGEGGEKLGCCEVEEVNAAGTTTKGECSILSNNKATWREVRCSQRSSPQSAVKHILRPCCKEDGQCTLTSPQHCWFMKGRVHLHFDHCTQVDCLRQLCILGSDIAADNYVAQFAPRRGNQWWRFVTSLYLHHGILDYLLITFIQIRLCWGQENVMGWLRITMVYHTAGVGGQLIGSLFTKHDSPQAGAGPAVGGITGLALVEHVIRRRTIKNPGRRLTFLIGSLFALIFLGTLPQVNSFSLLTGLPYGCLSALVFWSRIVFPRKFFLCQFIVVFTIVMIFLFSLALFYGLQQISLSSFMRFVNCIPYARGLCD comes from the exons ATGACGACACCTGTGGAAGTTGAATCTGGTGAAGAAG AAACTACAACAGAAGAGTATGAATCAACGGCCACTTCACGACCTAATGTGGAAAGACCGCAGCCAATAGCGGTCAGTCGGTTTCGCCCTTACTTCACATTCGCAGTTTCCTTGACACAATTGTTTATGTTGATCTGGTTGTGCTACACAACAACTTTCACTGAAATAGGCTTGTCACCAAGGACCTATTACAGAATAG AGCCTTTCACGTTTCGTGGTAATGTCACTGTTACTCACAGTGAACGACCGAACCCCTTGATTGGCCCCCCAGGAGCACAGTTGATATCCCTGGGGGCGCTCTACCCGCCGTGCATCAGGGAAGATTACGCGTTTAACGTCTACATGGTTCACGCTTTGCAGCTGCACGTTGGGGAAGGTGGAGAAAAACTGGGCTGCTGTGAGGTAGAGGAAGTGAACGCAGCAGGGACAACAACGAAG GGAGAATGTAGCATTCTCTCAAACAACAAAGCGACTTGGAGGGAAGTACGTTGTAGCCAGCGGTCTTCACCACAATCGGCCGTCAAGCATATCTTGCGACCTTGCTGTAAAGAAGATGGGCAGTGTACGCTGACCAGTCCGCAGCATTGTTGGTTTATGAAGGGTCGAGTTCATCTTCACTTTGACCACTGCACACAG GTCGACTGTCTAAGGCAGCTTTGCATTCTGGGCAGTGATATTGCAGCTGACAATTACGTCGCACAATTCGCTCCACGTCGAGGCAATCAATGGTGGCGATTCGTGACGTCACTTTATCTACATCATGGTATTCTAGACTACCTACTGATCACATTTATACAAATAAGGTTGTGCTGGGGACAGGAAAACGTTATGGGATGGTTGCGCATAACAATGGTGTATCATACTGCTGGCGTGGGCGGACAATTG ATTGGCTCCCTATTTACAAAGCATGACTCGCCCCAGGCCGGAGCAGGTCCAGCCGTCGGCGGTATCACGGGCCTGGCTCTGGTTGAACACGTGATACGCAGACGAACGATAAAGAATCCTGGGCGAAGGCTTACTTTCTTAATTGGCTCGCTCTTTGCTCTTATTTTTCTTGGCACCCTTCCACAAGTTAACAGCTTTTCTCTGTTGACCGGTTTACCTTACGGTTGCTTGAGTGCATTGGTTTTTTGGAGTCGAATCGTGTTTCCACGGAAATTTTTCTTATGTCAATTTATAGTTGTGTTTACAATAGtcatgatatttttgtttagcCTCGCTCTTTTCTACGGATTGCAGCAGATAAGCTTAAGTTCCTTCATGCGGTTTGTAAATTGCATCCCGTATGCGAGAGGTTTGTGTGATTAA